One part of the Streptomyces lydicus genome encodes these proteins:
- a CDS encoding 3-oxoacyl-ACP reductase: protein MAQPLEGLTAIVTGAGRGLGRAEALELARLGARVVVNDYGRPGRDGSGDASAAPAEGVAAEIRAAGGEAVAHLGDVADHEQARALVQLALDTYGRLDVLVNNAGILRDRMVFSMTEEEWDTVIRVHLKGHFNTTHFAAAHWRERAKAAGGPVHGRIINTSSEAFLAGSAGQPNYAAAKGGIVGLTTSTALALAKYGVTANAICPRARTRMTEDVFAGFAEPQDGTLDPLAPEHVAPLVGYLASPAAAGVNGQLLVVHGGMVAVAERPRIAAKFDTAKDVFSFEELDALLTPYYAQRPPNETFAAAEVLGLKHD, encoded by the coding sequence ATGGCACAGCCGCTGGAGGGCCTGACCGCGATCGTCACCGGCGCCGGACGGGGCCTGGGCCGCGCCGAGGCCCTGGAACTCGCCCGGCTCGGCGCCCGCGTGGTGGTCAACGACTACGGCCGGCCGGGCCGCGACGGCTCGGGGGACGCCTCGGCGGCACCCGCCGAGGGGGTCGCCGCCGAGATCCGCGCGGCCGGCGGCGAGGCCGTCGCCCACCTCGGTGACGTGGCCGACCACGAACAGGCGCGGGCGCTGGTCCAGCTGGCGCTCGACACGTACGGCCGGCTCGACGTCCTGGTCAACAACGCCGGCATCCTGCGGGACCGGATGGTGTTCTCGATGACCGAGGAGGAGTGGGACACGGTCATCCGCGTCCACCTCAAAGGCCACTTCAACACCACCCACTTCGCCGCAGCCCACTGGCGCGAGCGCGCCAAGGCGGCCGGCGGCCCGGTGCACGGCAGGATCATCAACACCTCCTCGGAGGCGTTCCTCGCGGGCTCCGCGGGCCAGCCCAACTACGCGGCGGCCAAGGGCGGCATCGTCGGCCTGACCACGTCCACGGCGCTGGCGCTGGCCAAGTACGGCGTGACCGCCAACGCGATCTGCCCGCGGGCCCGCACCCGGATGACCGAGGACGTCTTCGCCGGCTTCGCGGAACCGCAGGACGGCACGCTCGACCCGCTCGCGCCCGAGCATGTGGCGCCGCTCGTCGGCTACCTGGCCTCGCCGGCCGCGGCCGGCGTCAACGGCCAGCTGCTGGTCGTCCACGGCGGCATGGTGGCCGTCGCGGAACGCCCGCGGATCGCCGCGAAGTTCGACACCGCCAAGGACGTGTTCAGCTTCGAGGAGCTGGACGCCCTGCTGACCCCGTACTACGCGCAGCGCCCGCCGAACGAGACCTTCGCGGCGGCCGAGGTGCTCGGCCTCAAGCACGACTGA
- a CDS encoding Nif3-like dinuclear metal center hexameric protein, translating into MPVLSEVLTALDALWPPERAEGWDAVGTVCGDPDAEVRRVLFAVDPVQEIVDEAVQLGADLLVTHHPLYLRGTTTVAASTFKGRVVHTLIKHDIALHVAHTNADTADPGVSDALAGALDLRILGPLVPDPSDPEGRRGLGRICELPHPMTLAEFASYAAARLPATAQGIRAAGDPEREIRTVAVSGGSGDSLFDDVRAAGADAFLTADLRHHPASEATQHTGGSPLALLDAAHWATEWPWCEQAAAQLDAVSDRHGWGLRTHVSRTVTDPWTAHAASTPLFTPTHTTGAPR; encoded by the coding sequence GTGCCCGTACTGTCTGAAGTCCTCACCGCGCTGGACGCCCTCTGGCCCCCCGAGCGGGCCGAAGGGTGGGATGCCGTCGGGACGGTCTGCGGCGACCCCGATGCCGAGGTCCGCCGTGTGCTGTTCGCCGTCGACCCGGTCCAGGAGATCGTCGACGAAGCGGTGCAGCTCGGCGCCGATCTCCTCGTCACCCACCACCCGCTCTATCTGCGCGGTACGACGACGGTCGCGGCCTCGACCTTCAAGGGTCGGGTCGTGCACACCCTCATCAAGCACGACATCGCCCTGCACGTCGCGCACACCAACGCCGACACCGCCGACCCCGGCGTCTCCGACGCCCTGGCGGGCGCCCTGGACCTGCGGATCCTCGGCCCGTTGGTGCCGGACCCGAGCGACCCGGAGGGCCGTCGCGGCCTCGGCCGGATCTGCGAGCTGCCGCACCCGATGACGCTCGCCGAGTTCGCGTCGTACGCCGCGGCCCGCCTGCCCGCCACCGCGCAGGGCATCCGTGCGGCCGGCGACCCGGAGCGGGAGATCCGCACCGTCGCGGTCTCCGGAGGCTCCGGCGACAGCCTCTTCGACGACGTGCGGGCCGCCGGTGCGGATGCCTTCCTCACCGCCGACCTGCGCCACCACCCGGCCTCCGAGGCCACCCAGCACACCGGTGGCAGCCCGTTGGCGCTGCTCGACGCCGCCCACTGGGCGACCGAATGGCCGTGGTGCGAACAGGCCGCGGCCCAGCTGGACGCGGTCTCCGACCGGCACGGCTGGGGACTGCGCACGCACGTCTCCCGTACGGTCACCGACCCCTGGACCGCCCACGCGGCGTCCACCCCCCTCTTCACCCCGACGCACACCACAGGAGCCCCCCGCTGA
- a CDS encoding zinc ribbon domain-containing protein: protein MNAAPADQIRLLDVQALDVRLTQLAHRRNNLPELAELQTLEADLTQQRDLLVAAQTEESDTSREQTKAEQDVDQVRQRAARDQKRLDSGAVTSPKDLENLQHEIASLAKRQGDLEDVVLEVMERRESAQERVAELTARVEAIQAKVDDAVARRNAATSEIDAEVGTVTKERELTVGDIPADLLKLYDRIRAKEGGVGAARLYQRRCEGCRLELNITEVNDVRAAAADAVVRCENCGRILVRTPDSGL, encoded by the coding sequence CTGAACGCCGCGCCCGCCGACCAGATCCGCCTTCTCGACGTCCAGGCACTCGACGTCCGGCTCACCCAGCTCGCGCACCGGCGCAACAACCTCCCGGAGCTGGCCGAGCTGCAGACCCTGGAGGCCGACCTCACCCAGCAGCGCGACCTGCTCGTCGCTGCGCAGACCGAGGAGAGCGACACCTCCCGCGAGCAGACCAAGGCCGAGCAGGACGTGGACCAGGTGCGCCAGCGCGCCGCCCGCGACCAGAAGCGCCTCGACTCCGGCGCCGTCACCTCCCCCAAGGACCTGGAGAACCTCCAGCACGAGATCGCCTCGCTGGCCAAGCGCCAGGGTGATCTGGAGGACGTCGTCCTGGAGGTCATGGAGCGTCGCGAGAGCGCCCAGGAGCGGGTCGCCGAGCTGACCGCCCGGGTGGAGGCCATCCAGGCCAAGGTCGACGACGCCGTCGCCCGCCGCAACGCCGCCACCAGCGAGATCGACGCCGAGGTCGGCACGGTCACCAAGGAGCGCGAGCTGACCGTCGGCGACATCCCGGCGGACCTGCTGAAGCTCTACGACCGCATCCGCGCCAAGGAGGGCGGCGTCGGCGCGGCCCGCCTCTACCAGCGTCGCTGCGAGGGCTGCCGCCTGGAGCTGAACATCACCGAGGTCAACGACGTCCGGGCGGCCGCCGCCGACGCCGTCGTACGGTGCGAGAACTGCGGCCGGATCCTGGTCCGGACGCCCGACTCGGGCCTGTAG
- a CDS encoding bifunctional RNase H/acid phosphatase, translating to MPRTLIVEADGGSRGNPGPAGYGAVVLDPETGEALAEAAEFLGTATNNVAEYKGLVAGLRAARALDPEARIQVRMDSKLVVEQMSGRWQIKHPDMKPLAAEARAVFPPGQVSYEWIPRAQNKHADRLANEAMDAGRDGKQWEPRNSRAALDTAAAPARSAAARAADEAAEAAEAPEVAEAPAPGWGAPDLGAPATFVLLRHGETALTAQKRFSGSGGTDPELSPAGRRQAEAAGAALAARGTIQAVVSSPLRRCRETAEAVAARLGLEVRLEEGLRETDFGAWEGLTFAEVRERFPDDLDAWLASAAVAPTGGGESFEAVARRVAVARDKLLARHTGRTVLVVTHVTPIKTLVRLALGAPPESLFRMELSAASLSAVAYYADGNASLRLLNDTSHLR from the coding sequence GTGCCGCGCACGCTGATCGTCGAGGCGGACGGCGGGTCCCGGGGCAACCCGGGGCCGGCCGGCTACGGCGCGGTCGTCCTCGACCCGGAGACGGGTGAGGCACTGGCCGAGGCCGCCGAGTTCCTCGGCACCGCGACCAACAACGTCGCGGAGTACAAGGGCCTGGTGGCCGGCCTGCGTGCGGCGCGCGCGCTCGATCCGGAGGCGCGCATCCAGGTGCGCATGGACTCCAAGCTGGTCGTCGAGCAGATGTCCGGGCGCTGGCAGATCAAGCACCCGGACATGAAGCCGCTGGCCGCCGAGGCCCGCGCGGTCTTCCCGCCCGGGCAGGTCAGCTACGAGTGGATCCCGCGGGCGCAGAACAAGCACGCCGACCGGCTCGCCAACGAGGCGATGGACGCCGGCAGGGACGGCAAGCAGTGGGAGCCGCGGAACTCCCGGGCGGCGCTCGACACGGCCGCCGCACCGGCCCGCAGCGCCGCCGCCCGGGCCGCCGACGAGGCCGCGGAGGCAGCCGAGGCGCCCGAGGTGGCCGAGGCGCCGGCCCCCGGCTGGGGCGCGCCCGACCTCGGTGCGCCGGCGACCTTCGTCCTGCTGCGGCACGGCGAGACCGCGCTGACGGCCCAGAAGCGGTTCTCCGGCAGCGGCGGCACCGACCCCGAACTCTCGCCCGCCGGCCGGCGCCAGGCCGAGGCGGCCGGCGCCGCGCTCGCCGCCCGGGGCACGATCCAGGCCGTCGTCAGCTCACCGCTGCGCCGCTGCCGGGAGACCGCCGAGGCGGTCGCGGCCCGGCTCGGTCTGGAGGTCCGCCTCGAAGAGGGCCTGCGCGAAACGGACTTCGGGGCCTGGGAGGGGCTGACCTTCGCCGAGGTGCGCGAACGCTTCCCCGACGACCTCGACGCCTGGCTCGCCTCGGCCGCGGTCGCGCCCACCGGGGGCGGCGAGTCCTTCGAAGCGGTCGCCCGCCGGGTCGCCGTCGCCCGCGACAAGCTCCTCGCCCGTCACACCGGCCGGACGGTGCTGGTGGTCACCCACGTCACGCCGATCAAGACGCTGGTCCGGCTGGCGCTGGGCGCCCCGCCCGAGTCGCTGTTCCGGATGGAGCTGTCCGCGGCCTCGCTGTCCGCGGTCGCGTACTACGCGGACGGCAACGCCTCACTGCGGCTGCTGAACGACACCTCGCACCTGCGCTGA
- the eda gene encoding bifunctional 4-hydroxy-2-oxoglutarate aldolase/2-dehydro-3-deoxy-phosphogluconate aldolase — protein MGGVTSAASSPVPASAEPSVLGLAPVIPVVVLDDAADAVPLARALVAGGLPAIEVTLRTPAAPAAIRAIAEEVPEAVVGAGTVLTPEHVDAAGAAGARFLVSPGWSPRLLRAMRVCGLPFLPGVSTASEVVTLLDEGVTELKFFPAEAAGGTAYLKSLAAPLPQARFCPTGGIGLASAPAYLALPNVACVGGTWMLPADALAAKDWDRVRRLAEEAAALGS, from the coding sequence ATGGGCGGCGTGACTAGCGCCGCCTCCTCCCCCGTGCCCGCTTCCGCCGAGCCCTCCGTCCTCGGGCTCGCCCCCGTCATCCCGGTCGTCGTCCTGGACGACGCGGCCGACGCCGTACCGCTCGCCCGGGCGCTGGTCGCCGGCGGGCTGCCGGCGATCGAGGTGACGCTGCGGACGCCCGCCGCGCCGGCCGCGATCCGGGCGATCGCCGAGGAGGTCCCGGAGGCGGTGGTCGGGGCGGGCACCGTCCTCACCCCCGAGCACGTCGACGCGGCCGGTGCGGCCGGCGCGCGGTTCCTGGTGAGCCCCGGCTGGTCACCGCGGCTGCTGCGCGCGATGCGGGTGTGCGGCCTGCCGTTCCTGCCGGGCGTCTCGACGGCCTCGGAGGTGGTGACGCTGCTGGACGAGGGCGTCACCGAGCTGAAGTTCTTCCCGGCGGAGGCGGCGGGCGGCACGGCCTATCTGAAGTCGCTGGCGGCGCCGCTGCCGCAGGCCCGTTTCTGCCCGACCGGCGGGATCGGCCTGGCGTCCGCGCCCGCGTACCTGGCGCTGCCGAACGTGGCCTGCGTGGGCGGGACGTGGATGCTGCCGGCCGACGCGCTGGCCGCCAAGGACTGGGACCGGGTGCGCCGGCTCGCCGAGGAGGCGGCGGCGCTGGGGAGCTGA
- the yaaA gene encoding peroxide stress protein YaaA produces MLVLLPPSEGKAAEGAGAPLELGGLSLPGLTAARRTVLEELVELCAADGTKAQEVLGLSDGLRGEIAKNAGLRTAATRPAGEIYTGVLYDALGLASLDAGARTLAERSLLVFSGLWGAVRIGDRIPSYRCSMGVKLPGLGALGAYWRAPMAEVLPAAAGDGLVLDLRSAAYATAWKPKGEVAGRTATVRVLQSKIVDGVEKRSVVSHFNKATKGRMVRDLLSAGLTPAGPAELVEALRGLGYAVEAQAPAKGGKPWALDVIVTEL; encoded by the coding sequence GTGCTCGTGCTGTTGCCGCCGTCCGAAGGGAAGGCCGCGGAAGGGGCCGGAGCGCCGCTGGAGCTCGGCGGGCTGTCGCTGCCGGGGCTGACCGCGGCGCGCCGGACGGTGCTGGAGGAGCTGGTCGAGCTGTGCGCGGCGGACGGGACCAAGGCCCAGGAGGTGCTCGGGCTCAGCGACGGTCTCCGGGGCGAGATCGCCAAGAACGCGGGGCTGCGGACCGCCGCGACCCGGCCGGCCGGTGAGATCTACACCGGGGTGCTCTACGACGCGCTCGGCCTGGCCTCCCTGGACGCCGGGGCCCGCACGCTCGCCGAGCGGTCGCTGCTGGTCTTCTCGGGCCTGTGGGGCGCCGTACGGATCGGCGACCGGATCCCCTCGTACCGCTGCTCGATGGGGGTGAAGCTGCCCGGGCTCGGCGCGCTGGGCGCGTACTGGCGGGCGCCGATGGCGGAGGTGCTGCCGGCGGCGGCCGGCGACGGGCTGGTGCTGGACCTGCGCTCGGCGGCGTACGCCACGGCGTGGAAGCCGAAGGGCGAGGTCGCCGGGCGGACCGCGACGGTGCGGGTGCTGCAGTCGAAGATCGTGGACGGGGTGGAGAAGCGGTCGGTGGTCAGCCACTTCAACAAGGCGACCAAGGGGCGGATGGTGCGGGACCTGCTGTCGGCGGGACTGACACCGGCGGGTCCGGCGGAGCTGGTGGAGGCGCTGCGCGGGCTGGGGTACGCGGTGGAGGCACAGGCCCCGGCGAAGGGCGGCAAGCCGTGGGCGCTGGATGTGATCGTGACCGAGCTGTAG
- a CDS encoding RNB domain-containing ribonuclease has translation MPRLHMHVTDAADAPLRAALHELRGTLEIPHHFPPTAQAEAESAARAPRIPAAGGAVSTEHTLEDATDLPLFTIDPPGALDLDQALFLSRRPGGGYRVHYAIADIASFVTPGGALDAEAHHRVTTLYFPDERVPLHPSVLSEGAASLLPDRDRPAVLWQLDLDAEGALTSTSVRRALVRSRAKLDYAGVQRVLDDDTAEEPLALLREIGLLREEQEVARGAISLQVPEQEIVERDGRYTLAYRAPLPAYGWNAQISLLTGMAAAELMLASGTGVLRTLPSAPDGSVARLRLTARALDIDWPHHTSYSALIRTLDPDRADHAAFLQECTALLRGAGYTVFDGSAPPPADALHAAVAAPYTHVTAPLRRLVDRYTSELCLAASAGAAPPAWVRRALPALPREMEAGTQRANQVERACVDLVEAALLRDRVGETFEALVVDIQDKDPTHGTVHLHDPAVIGPVETAPEGPALPLGHHIQVRLAEAEPGRAAVRFTPA, from the coding sequence ATGCCCCGTCTCCATATGCATGTGACCGACGCAGCCGATGCCCCGCTGCGTGCCGCGCTGCATGAGCTGCGCGGCACGCTGGAGATCCCGCACCACTTCCCGCCCACGGCGCAGGCCGAGGCGGAGAGCGCCGCGCGCGCCCCGCGGATCCCGGCCGCCGGTGGCGCGGTGTCGACCGAGCACACCCTGGAGGACGCCACCGACCTCCCCCTCTTCACCATCGACCCGCCCGGGGCGCTGGACCTCGACCAGGCGCTCTTCCTGTCGCGGCGCCCCGGGGGCGGCTACCGCGTCCACTACGCCATCGCCGACATCGCCTCCTTCGTGACGCCCGGCGGCGCGCTGGACGCCGAGGCGCACCACCGCGTGACGACGCTCTACTTCCCCGACGAGCGGGTCCCGCTGCACCCGTCCGTGCTGAGCGAGGGCGCCGCGAGCCTGCTGCCCGACCGGGACCGCCCGGCCGTCCTGTGGCAGCTCGACCTCGACGCGGAGGGCGCCCTGACCAGCACCTCCGTGCGCCGCGCCCTGGTCCGCTCGCGCGCCAAGCTCGACTACGCGGGCGTGCAGCGGGTCCTCGACGACGACACGGCCGAGGAGCCGCTGGCCCTGCTCCGCGAGATCGGGCTGCTGCGCGAGGAGCAGGAGGTCGCCCGGGGCGCGATCTCGCTCCAGGTCCCCGAGCAGGAGATCGTCGAGCGCGACGGCCGCTACACCCTCGCCTACCGCGCCCCGCTCCCGGCCTACGGCTGGAACGCGCAGATCTCCCTGCTCACCGGCATGGCCGCGGCGGAGCTGATGCTGGCCTCCGGCACCGGCGTCCTGCGTACCCTGCCGTCCGCCCCCGACGGCTCGGTCGCCCGGCTGCGGCTGACCGCCCGCGCCCTGGACATCGACTGGCCGCACCACACCTCGTACTCCGCGCTGATCCGCACCCTCGACCCGGACCGCGCCGACCACGCGGCGTTCCTGCAGGAGTGCACCGCCCTGCTGCGCGGCGCCGGCTACACCGTCTTCGACGGCAGCGCGCCACCACCCGCCGACGCGTTGCACGCCGCGGTCGCCGCGCCGTACACGCACGTCACCGCGCCGCTGCGGCGGCTCGTGGACCGCTACACCTCCGAGCTGTGCCTGGCCGCCTCGGCGGGCGCGGCGCCGCCCGCCTGGGTCCGCCGGGCCCTGCCGGCCCTGCCCCGCGAGATGGAGGCCGGCACCCAGCGCGCCAACCAGGTCGAGCGGGCCTGCGTCGACCTCGTCGAGGCGGCGCTGCTGCGCGACCGGGTCGGTGAGACCTTCGAGGCCCTGGTCGTCGACATCCAGGACAAGGACCCCACCCACGGGACCGTCCACCTCCACGACCCGGCCGTCATCGGGCCGGTCGAGACCGCTCCGGAGGGCCCCGCGCTGCCCCTGGGCCACCACATCCAGGTCCGCCTCGCCGAGGCCGAGCCGGGCCGCGCCGCGGTCCGCTTCACCCCGGCCTGA